GGACGCGGTCGCCTCGCCAGTCGTCCGCCGGCTCCCCTACCTCGAGGTGAAACTCGAGCATCCGGAACTGGAGCCGACCGCTCACGGGGGCCGCTTCGTCCCGGACGCGGTTCCCTACGAGCTCGACGGGACCCGGCGGGTCTTCTACTGGCGGTCCGCGCTGGCCCCGTCGTCCGCAGCGCCGAGCGACTGGGAACTGGCGTGTGCGAGTACACACGAACTCGTCGGCGTCGACGCCCTCCCGTCGGACGGGCCGGCGCTCGTCACCGAGGAGGCGGACGGCACGACGCTGGTCGTCGACGGCACGGTCGGCGGCGACGCGACGACCGTCCGGGTGCGGTCGTACGCGACGCCCAACGTCGCCGTCACCGACTGGTCGGAGTCGGGGATCGAACTGACGGTCGCGGGCTCCGACTACGAGCTATCGGCCGGGGAGCGCCACCGGCTCTCCCTCCCCGAACGGCACGTCGAACCGCTTGACGGGGACCGCGACTCGGTGACGGTCACGCCGGAACTCGTCGTCCGGTACCCCGGCCGGCGCGAACTCCATCATCCGGCCCGGGGCGCTGGGTGCCGGCTGTTCCCGTCGTTCGGCCTCGACCTCGACGGGGTCCCGAATCCGCTCGCGGTCCCGACCGCCGCGGGCGAACTCGACCGCGCGTCCCTGGCGGCGGACCTCGGGGTAGACCTGTCGGGGCGGCCGTACCCCGAACGGGTGCTCTGGCAGGCGTTCGCGTACGCGGCCTTCGATCCGCACGCCGACGCGACGCCGTCGGTGTCGCAACTGGAGAGCGGGCGCGTCGTGGTCCGCCCGGGGCGCCCACGGAGGGGGTGAGTCCCCTCGCGGGCGTGTCGGCGGAGAGCCGACCGCGGGACGAGGCGTCCGGTCGCCGACGTTCCGACCTGGGCGACTGACTATCGCGCGGACCCGTCGGGTGGTCGTTGGGCGTACGCAGTCATCACGCGGCGTTCGATCCGCTGGAGGCGATCGCTCACGGTACCCGGAGTGATGCCCAGACGATCGGCGAGAGCGCTCTGTGTCGTCTCTCGGGGGACCTCGTAGTATCCGGCTTCGATCGCGAGGTCGAGCAGTGCCGCTTGCGTCTCTGTCAGCAACGGCGACGCGTCGTTTCCCGCCCGCACCTGTCCGATTCGGAGGAGCGAGAGCTCGGAGACGTCGGGGATGTCGGCGATCGCCTGCTGGATGCCCTCGTCCGTTCCGACGATCGTGATTCTGGACTCCGTCTCGGGTCCCATCTGTCGGTGCTCGATCGGCCAGTCGAGGACGACGTCGTTGTCGTAGAGGATCGTGAGCAGCTCACCGACGGGACCGGCGCTCCGATAGTGCGCGTAGACGATGCCTCGCTCGTCGGTACCCGCTACGTCGTACCGGAGGACCCGGTCGCTCTCCGCGAGGAGGTCCCGTGCGACGTCGAGGTCGCCGCGCAGGTCGGCCAGCCCGACGTACTGCTCGTTCTCGACCGGGCCGAGGTATCGGGTCGCCACGATCGAGACCGCCGACGACCGATCGAACTGGTCGAACACCGAACTGTGTATCGCCCCGGAGAGCGAGAGCGTGGCGGAGCGGAGGGCGGTAGTGCTCATGATGCACGGAGTGGACGAGCGATAATCAATGTC
This region of Halomicrobium urmianum genomic DNA includes:
- a CDS encoding helix-turn-helix domain-containing protein, producing MSTTALRSATLSLSGAIHSSVFDQFDRSSAVSIVATRYLGPVENEQYVGLADLRGDLDVARDLLAESDRVLRYDVAGTDERGIVYAHYRSAGPVGELLTILYDNDVVLDWPIEHRQMGPETESRITIVGTDEGIQQAIADIPDVSELSLLRIGQVRAGNDASPLLTETQAALLDLAIEAGYYEVPRETTQSALADRLGITPGTVSDRLQRIERRVMTAYAQRPPDGSAR